One genomic window of Megachile rotundata isolate GNS110a chromosome 12, iyMegRotu1, whole genome shotgun sequence includes the following:
- the Hcf gene encoding host cell factor isoform X3, whose amino-acid sequence MVIMAAPMLKWKRITNPSGPQPRPRHGHRAVALKDLMVVFGGGNEGIVDELHVYNTTTNQWFVPSTKGDIPPGCAAYGFVVDGSRILVFGGMVEYGKYSDELYELQAVRWEWKKLRPRPPENDPPPCPRLGHSFTLIGNRVFLFGGLANDSEDHKNNIPRYLNDLYTLELLPNGQTAWDVPQTHGHAPPPRESHTGVSYSDSKTGKTCLVIYGGMSGCRLGDLWYLDVDSMTWNKPVVHGPIPLPRSLHTATLIGHRMYVFGGWVPLVVDDVKVATHEKEWKCTNTLACLNIETWTWEQLTVDTLEENVPRARAGHCAIGMHNKLYVWSGRDGYRKAWNNQVRVCCKDLWYLEVGKPSAPSKLNLVRASLQALEIQWTPVPSAQYYILQIQKCKPSATTGTYPAVSTPANTAVPTTTTAMVTLATDSATSAPITTAPELPSTPTAVKPSIPQTPVRVQSTVQSPVQKPVASQSVTKPTSPMTPRVAGNLIRIRSPLVTTTPTTPEQAPATANTTVAGQTPAAMSGIAALAAAAAATPKISMNNVPILPQTTANTIRMKNVQPGQQIRFAAPGATVLRTASPQQSKQIILQKPGQNIAGQPQIVHLLKTGQGMVATVPKVSLIPGKTVQATGAKPLNQGPTILRLVNPNTVAGSKILTTMKTSSIVAMSKGQNISGKQTIMITKPGGNGGLVGRNQIIVVTTGSGLRAVQAVTTSQAGTGQAANITTPVNVLPLSATNHVTNQQGVKMIVVSSGAMGGGTTGKPITITVPGQGGVPKTVTIATKGTPQAIFNPGKSQIVTMPQIQKTPETVTVSGKPVTLQMSGGIGAKTVTLMPTSSTIATTSSVSETIDTSKMLFVPSQKQPSASLASTSDGPATTDAALAALAAEAGLIDPVQEPSGDLSFMVSTDDGGAGDSKMDDSCNGDETTTAAALVSQMGAGETMQIDRDGNFLIPQVDGPADVLLSDDDEENDKIDLAEDPPIENQEEQQVADSANMEQDPADAPTESVHMEESSMKDAEVSSEGATEVPVSTSTAEDIPVESEPSADAEPNDNEIPIEIANESEPSNETTMQITSNASEEVQAKSDISSMPEPVEASSEEASMPDAMELPENEENEHAESADIKLMAMDTYTSDHEKSAPEHLSPEDSISQLSHEDNQENMSKIKHEVPEQSMELPEGTSPMETLEDTDEPMTDSCLTSTNINIPITTSIMQIKLEQPDEPMKQEIKMAEPTATINNVTLIEKEMDVQKPITQIKMEIKEESIKKEPVKQEKMNGNRTENGDDSTALTTLATAALGSAEQPMKIKAEQNEKEKKEEEWYDVGVTQESRFTVQHYYLPGDEPLDITQPLTMDVFEGRTKVALEQGTIYKLRIAAVNSCGQSDWSEVSAFRTYVPGFPGAPSAIKISKTADGAYISWEPPPNRNDGPILEYSAYIAMANTASNNNGEPKTTSSNSNLTFTKFYCGTNNSCSVSNSSLSAAYVDTTRTPAIIFRIAARNVKGYGPATQVRWLQQADPTNYMENNPQVKRRGVNIRLQANSPQKKVKLKRPSS is encoded by the exons ATGGTCATCATGGCGGCACCCATGCTAAAGTGGAAGCGGATCACAAATCCATCCGGACCCCAGCCAAGACCTAGACATGGACACAGGGCAGTCGCTCTTAAAGACCTTATGGTCGTTTTCGGCGGTGGAAACGAGGGCATTGTTGACGAGCTTCATGTCTATAACACGA CCACTAACCAATGGTTCGTGCCATCTACAAAAGGTGATATCCCACCAGGCTGTGCGGCATATGGATTTGTCGTTGATGGAAGccgtattttggtatttggtgGTATGGTAGAATATGGAAAGTATTCTGATGAGCTCTATGAACTCCAAGCAGTTAGGTGGGAATGGAAAAAATTGAGACCTAGACCACCAGAAAATGATCCTCCACCATGTCCAAGATTGGGGCATAGTTTCACTCTTATTGGCAACAGAGTCTTCCTCTTTGGAGGATTGGCTAATGACAGTGAAGATCATAAGAACAACATACCAAGATATTTAAATGATCTATATACCCTTGAACTGCTCCCTAATGGACAGACAGCTTGGGATGTTCCGCAAACACATGGGCATGCACCACCACCTAGGGAGTCTCATACTGGGGTGTCTTATTCTGATAGTAAAACAGGAAAAACCTGTTTAGTGATTTATGGGGGCATGAGTGGTTGTCGTTTAGGTGATTTGTGGTATCTTGATGTTGATTCAATGACTTGGAACAAACCAGTGGTACATGGTCCTATTCCATTACCACGTTCTCTTCATACTGCCACTTTAATTGGTCATCGAATGTACGTTTTTGGCGGATGGGTACCACTTGTTGTTGATGATGTTAAAGTTGCAACTCATGAGAAAGAATGGAAGTGCACAAATACGTTGGCTTGTTTAAATATAG aaACTTGGACGTGGGAACAGTTAACGGTTGATACTTTGGAAGAAAATGTTCCTCGCGCGCGTGCCGGTCATTGTGCAATTGGGATGCATAATAAACTCTATGTGTGGTCGGGTCGAGATGGATATCGTAAAGCTTGGAACAATCAGGTTAGG GTTTGTTGCAAAGATTTGTGGTACCTTGAAGTTGGCAAACCATCTGCACCATCCAAATTGAACTTAGTTAGAGCCAGTTTGCAAGCATTAGAAATTCAATGGACACCTGTACCATCTGCACAATACTACATATTACAAATTCAAAAGTGTAAACCTTCGGCAACAACTGGAACATATCCTGCAGTCAGCACACCAGCGAATACCGCAGTACCTACTACTACAACAGCAATGGTTACACTTGCAACTGATTCTGCTACATCTGCGCCTATCACCACTGCTCCCGAGCTTCCATCAACTCCCACCGCTGTCAAGCCGTCCATACCACAGACCCCAGTACGAGTACAATCAACTGTGCAAAGTCCAGTTCAAAAACCAGTAGCATCACAAAGTGTAACAAAACCAACAAGCCCAATGACACCAAGAGTCGCAGGAAATCTGATCAGAATTCGTTCTCCCTTAGTTACAACAACACCAACAACTCCCGAACAAGCTCCTGCAACTGCTAACACTACAGTGGCAGGTCAAACACCAGCTGCTATGTCAGGAATTGCTGCCCTTGCTGCAGCTGCGGCTGCTACTCCAAAAATAAGTATGAACAACGTACCAATTCTTCCACAAACTACCGCAAACACGATTAGAATGAAAAATGTTCAACCTGGCCAACAAATACGTTTCGCTGCACCTGGCGCAACAGTACTGAGAACTGCTTCGCCACAGCAAAGTAAACAGATTATCCTTCAAAAACCAGGCCAAAATATAGCTGGTCAACCTCAGATTGTACATCTTCTTAAAACTGGACAAGGAATGGTAGCAACTGTACCAAAAGTAAGCCTCATTCCCGGAAAGACCGTTCAAGCAACAGGTGCAAAGCCTCTTAACCAAGGACCAACAATACTGAGACTAGTAAATCCTAATACTGTAGCAGGATCCAAGATTCTTACAACCATGAAAACATCTAGTATCGTTGCGATGAGCAAAGGTCAGAACATCAGCGGTAAACAAACGATAATGATCACAAAACCTGGAGGCAACGGTGGATTAGTCGGACGCAATCAGATAATTGTAGTCACGACAGGTTCAGGTTTAAGAGCTGTACAAGCTGTCACCACCTCTCAAGCAGGTACTGGACAAGCAGCTAATATTACTACACCCGTAAATGTTTTACCCTTATCAGCTACCAATCACGTAACAAATCAGCAAGGTGTAAAAATGATAGTTGTTTCATCCGGTGCGATGGGTGGTGGAACTACCGGCAAGCCTATCACTATCACAGTTCCAGGCCAAGGTGGAGTACCGAAAACTGTGACTATCGCCACTAAAGGAACTCCACAAGCCATTTTTAATCCCGGCAAAAGTCAAATTGTTACTATGCCTCAAATACAGAAAACACCAGAAACCGTAACGGTGTCTGGCAAACCTGTAACACTGCAAATGTCTGGTGGCATAGGCGCAAAGACAGTGACTCTTATGCCCACAAGCAGTACAATAGCAACTACTTCGAGCGTATCGGAAACGATAGATACAAGCAAAATGTTGTTTGTTCCTTCACAGAAACAACCGTCAGCTTCATTAGCATCCACATCTGATGGCCCTGCTACCACTGATGCAGCGCTGGCTGCATTAGCTGCGGAAGCAGGTTTAATAGATCCGGTTCAGGAACCTTCTGGAGACTTATCTTTCATGGTATCTACAGATGACGGTGGAGCAGGAGATAGTAAAATGGACGACAGCTGCAACGGTGATGAAACTACCACAGCAGCAGCTTTGGTCTCTCAAATGGGAGCTGGCGAGACTATGCAAATTGATAGAGATGGTAACTTTTTAATTCCTCAAGTTGATGGCCCGGCCGATGTTCTTTTATCTGACGACGACGAAGAGAATGATAAGATTGACTTGGCGGAGGATCCTCCCATCGAGAATCAGGAGGAACAGCAGGTTGCAGATTCTGCAAACATGGAGCAAGATCCTGCCGATGCGCCTACGGAAAGTGTTCATATGGAGGAGTCTTCCATGAAGGATGCAGAAGTTTCCTCGGAAGGAGCAACCGAAGTTCCTGTTTCAACAAGTACCGCAGAAGATATTCCCGTAGAGTCTGAACCTTCTGCCGATGCTGAACCAAATGACAATGAAATACCTATCGAAATTGCTAACGAATCGGAACCATCAAACGAAACTACCATGCAAATCACAAGTAACGCATCCGAAGAAGTGCAAGCAAAGTCTGATATTTCAAGTATGCCAGAACCCGTAGAGGCCTCATCGGAAGAAGCGTCGATGCCAGACGCCATGGAACTGCCAGAGAACGAGGAAAACGAACATGCCGAAAGTGCAGACATAAAACTTATGGCTATGGACACATACACTTCTGATCATGAAAAATCAGCTCCTGAACATTTATCACCCGAAGATAGCATATCGCAACTTTCTCACGAAGATAACCAAGAAAACATGTCAAAAATAAAACATGAAGTTCCGGAACAGTCAATGGAACTGCCGGAAGGAACGTCTCCTATGGAAACACTGGAAGACACCGACGAACCTATGACGGATTCTTGTTTGACTTCTACCAACATCAATATTCCGATCACAACTTCTATCATGCAAATAAAGTTGGAGCAACCCGATGAGCCGATGAAACAAGAAATTAAAATGGCTGAACCAACGGCAACCATCAATAACGTCACACTTATCGAAAAGGAAATGGATGTTCAGAAACCAATAACCCAAATTAAAATGGAAATTAAAGAAGAATCAATTAAAAAGGAGCCTGTAAAACAGGAAAAGATGAATGGTAATAGAACAGAAAATGGAGATGATTCTACGGCTTTGACTACTTTAGCTACAGCTGCCTTAGGTTCAGCAGAACAACCAATGAAAATTAAAGCTGAACag aatgaaaaagaaaagaaggaagaagaatGGTATGATGTGGGAGTGACACAAGAATCAAGATTTACTGTACAACATTATTATTTACCTGGCGATGAACCATTAGATATAACGCAACCATTGACTATGGATGTTTTTGAGGGAAGAACCAAGGTTGCCTTAGAACAAGGAACTATTTATAAACTTAGAATTGCTGCTGTGAATAGTTGTGGACAAAGTGATTGGAGTGAG GTATCTGCGTTTAGAACATATGTTCCGGGATTCCCTGGAGCACCTAGTgctataaaaattagtaaaaccGCAGACGGTGCTTATATTTCATGGGAACCACCACCTAATAGAAACGATGGACCCATTCTGGAATATTCTGCTTACATAGCAATGGCGAACACCGCATCGAATAACAATGGAGAACCAAAGACAACGTCGTCAAATTCGAATCTAACATTCACGAAATTCTATTGCGGTACAAACAATTCCTGTTCGGTGTCCAATAGTTCCCTGAGTGCCGCATACGTTGACACGACTCGAACACCGGCCATAATATTTAGAATAGCAGCACGAAACGTGAAAGGATATGGACCAGCGACGCAAGTTAGGTGGTTGCAGCAAG CAGATCCCACCAATTACATGGAGAATAATCCGCAAGTGAAGAGGCGAGGTGTAAATATACGTTTGCAAGCAAACTCCCCACAGAAGAAGGTGAAACTAAAGAGACCGAGTAGCTAA
- the Hcf gene encoding host cell factor isoform X1, with the protein MVIMAAPMLKWKRITNPSGPQPRPRHGHRAVALKDLMVVFGGGNEGIVDELHVYNTTTNQWFVPSTKGDIPPGCAAYGFVVDGSRILVFGGMVEYGKYSDELYELQAVRWEWKKLRPRPPENDPPPCPRLGHSFTLIGNRVFLFGGLANDSEDHKNNIPRYLNDLYTLELLPNGQTAWDVPQTHGHAPPPRESHTGVSYSDSKTGKTCLVIYGGMSGCRLGDLWYLDVDSMTWNKPVVHGPIPLPRSLHTATLIGHRMYVFGGWVPLVVDDVKVATHEKEWKCTNTLACLNIETWTWEQLTVDTLEENVPRARAGHCAIGMHNKLYVWSGRDGYRKAWNNQVRVCCKDLWYLEVGKPSAPSKLNLVRASLQALEIQWTPVPSAQYYILQIQKCKPSATTGTYPAVSTPANTAVPTTTTAMVTLATDSATSAPITTAPELPSTPTAVKPSIPQTPVRVQSTVQSPVQKPVASQSVTKPTSPMTPRVAGNLIRIRSPLVTTTPTTPEQAPATANTTVAGQTPAAMSGIAALAAAAAATPKISMNNVPILPQTTANTIRMKNVQPGQQIRFAAPGATVLRTASPQQSKQIILQKPGQNIAGQPQIVHLLKTGQGMVATVPKVSLIPGKTVQATGAKPLNQGPTILRLVNPNTVAGSKILTTMKTSSIVAMSKGQNISGKQTIMITKPGGNGGLVGRNQIIVVTTGSGLRAVQAVTTSQAGTGQAANITTPVNVLPLSATNHVTNQQGVKMIVVSSGAMGGGTTGKPITITVPGQGGVPKTVTIATKGTPQAIFNPGKSQIVTMPQIQKTPETVTVSGKPVTLQMSGGIGAKTVTLMPTSSTIATTSSVSETIDTSKMLFVPSQKQPSASLASTSDGPATTDAALAALAAEAGLIDPVQEPSGDLSFMVSTDDGGAGDSKMDDSCNGDETTTAAALVSQMGAGETMQIDRDGNFLIPQVDGPADVLLSDDDEENDKIDLAEDPPIENQEEQQVADSANMEQDPADAPTESVHMEESSMKDAEVSSEGATEVPVSTSTAEDIPVESEPSADAEPNDNEIPIEIANESEPSNETTMQITSNASEEVQAKSDISSMPEPVEASSEEASMPDAMELPENEENEHAESADIKLMAMDTYTSDHEKSAPEHLSPEDSISQLSHEDNQENMSKIKHEVPEQSMELPEGTSPMETLEDTDEPMTDSCLTSTNINIPITTSIMQIKLEQPDEPMKQEIKMAEPTATINNVTLIEKEMDVQKPITQIKMEIKEESIKKEPVKQEKMNGNRTENGDDSTALTTLATAALGSAEQPMKIKAEQNEKEKKEEEWYDVGVTQESRFTVQHYYLPGDEPLDITQPLTMDVFEGRTKVALEQGTIYKLRIAAVNSCGQSDWSEVSAFRTYVPGFPGAPSAIKISKTADGAYISWEPPPNRNDGPILEYSAYIAMANTASNNNGEPKTTSSNSNLTFTKFYCGTNNSCSVSNSSLSAAYVDTTRTPAIIFRIAARNVKGYGPATQVRWLQQASNVSTADPTNYMENNPQVKRRGVNIRLQANSPQKKVKLKRPSS; encoded by the exons ATGGTCATCATGGCGGCACCCATGCTAAAGTGGAAGCGGATCACAAATCCATCCGGACCCCAGCCAAGACCTAGACATGGACACAGGGCAGTCGCTCTTAAAGACCTTATGGTCGTTTTCGGCGGTGGAAACGAGGGCATTGTTGACGAGCTTCATGTCTATAACACGA CCACTAACCAATGGTTCGTGCCATCTACAAAAGGTGATATCCCACCAGGCTGTGCGGCATATGGATTTGTCGTTGATGGAAGccgtattttggtatttggtgGTATGGTAGAATATGGAAAGTATTCTGATGAGCTCTATGAACTCCAAGCAGTTAGGTGGGAATGGAAAAAATTGAGACCTAGACCACCAGAAAATGATCCTCCACCATGTCCAAGATTGGGGCATAGTTTCACTCTTATTGGCAACAGAGTCTTCCTCTTTGGAGGATTGGCTAATGACAGTGAAGATCATAAGAACAACATACCAAGATATTTAAATGATCTATATACCCTTGAACTGCTCCCTAATGGACAGACAGCTTGGGATGTTCCGCAAACACATGGGCATGCACCACCACCTAGGGAGTCTCATACTGGGGTGTCTTATTCTGATAGTAAAACAGGAAAAACCTGTTTAGTGATTTATGGGGGCATGAGTGGTTGTCGTTTAGGTGATTTGTGGTATCTTGATGTTGATTCAATGACTTGGAACAAACCAGTGGTACATGGTCCTATTCCATTACCACGTTCTCTTCATACTGCCACTTTAATTGGTCATCGAATGTACGTTTTTGGCGGATGGGTACCACTTGTTGTTGATGATGTTAAAGTTGCAACTCATGAGAAAGAATGGAAGTGCACAAATACGTTGGCTTGTTTAAATATAG aaACTTGGACGTGGGAACAGTTAACGGTTGATACTTTGGAAGAAAATGTTCCTCGCGCGCGTGCCGGTCATTGTGCAATTGGGATGCATAATAAACTCTATGTGTGGTCGGGTCGAGATGGATATCGTAAAGCTTGGAACAATCAGGTTAGG GTTTGTTGCAAAGATTTGTGGTACCTTGAAGTTGGCAAACCATCTGCACCATCCAAATTGAACTTAGTTAGAGCCAGTTTGCAAGCATTAGAAATTCAATGGACACCTGTACCATCTGCACAATACTACATATTACAAATTCAAAAGTGTAAACCTTCGGCAACAACTGGAACATATCCTGCAGTCAGCACACCAGCGAATACCGCAGTACCTACTACTACAACAGCAATGGTTACACTTGCAACTGATTCTGCTACATCTGCGCCTATCACCACTGCTCCCGAGCTTCCATCAACTCCCACCGCTGTCAAGCCGTCCATACCACAGACCCCAGTACGAGTACAATCAACTGTGCAAAGTCCAGTTCAAAAACCAGTAGCATCACAAAGTGTAACAAAACCAACAAGCCCAATGACACCAAGAGTCGCAGGAAATCTGATCAGAATTCGTTCTCCCTTAGTTACAACAACACCAACAACTCCCGAACAAGCTCCTGCAACTGCTAACACTACAGTGGCAGGTCAAACACCAGCTGCTATGTCAGGAATTGCTGCCCTTGCTGCAGCTGCGGCTGCTACTCCAAAAATAAGTATGAACAACGTACCAATTCTTCCACAAACTACCGCAAACACGATTAGAATGAAAAATGTTCAACCTGGCCAACAAATACGTTTCGCTGCACCTGGCGCAACAGTACTGAGAACTGCTTCGCCACAGCAAAGTAAACAGATTATCCTTCAAAAACCAGGCCAAAATATAGCTGGTCAACCTCAGATTGTACATCTTCTTAAAACTGGACAAGGAATGGTAGCAACTGTACCAAAAGTAAGCCTCATTCCCGGAAAGACCGTTCAAGCAACAGGTGCAAAGCCTCTTAACCAAGGACCAACAATACTGAGACTAGTAAATCCTAATACTGTAGCAGGATCCAAGATTCTTACAACCATGAAAACATCTAGTATCGTTGCGATGAGCAAAGGTCAGAACATCAGCGGTAAACAAACGATAATGATCACAAAACCTGGAGGCAACGGTGGATTAGTCGGACGCAATCAGATAATTGTAGTCACGACAGGTTCAGGTTTAAGAGCTGTACAAGCTGTCACCACCTCTCAAGCAGGTACTGGACAAGCAGCTAATATTACTACACCCGTAAATGTTTTACCCTTATCAGCTACCAATCACGTAACAAATCAGCAAGGTGTAAAAATGATAGTTGTTTCATCCGGTGCGATGGGTGGTGGAACTACCGGCAAGCCTATCACTATCACAGTTCCAGGCCAAGGTGGAGTACCGAAAACTGTGACTATCGCCACTAAAGGAACTCCACAAGCCATTTTTAATCCCGGCAAAAGTCAAATTGTTACTATGCCTCAAATACAGAAAACACCAGAAACCGTAACGGTGTCTGGCAAACCTGTAACACTGCAAATGTCTGGTGGCATAGGCGCAAAGACAGTGACTCTTATGCCCACAAGCAGTACAATAGCAACTACTTCGAGCGTATCGGAAACGATAGATACAAGCAAAATGTTGTTTGTTCCTTCACAGAAACAACCGTCAGCTTCATTAGCATCCACATCTGATGGCCCTGCTACCACTGATGCAGCGCTGGCTGCATTAGCTGCGGAAGCAGGTTTAATAGATCCGGTTCAGGAACCTTCTGGAGACTTATCTTTCATGGTATCTACAGATGACGGTGGAGCAGGAGATAGTAAAATGGACGACAGCTGCAACGGTGATGAAACTACCACAGCAGCAGCTTTGGTCTCTCAAATGGGAGCTGGCGAGACTATGCAAATTGATAGAGATGGTAACTTTTTAATTCCTCAAGTTGATGGCCCGGCCGATGTTCTTTTATCTGACGACGACGAAGAGAATGATAAGATTGACTTGGCGGAGGATCCTCCCATCGAGAATCAGGAGGAACAGCAGGTTGCAGATTCTGCAAACATGGAGCAAGATCCTGCCGATGCGCCTACGGAAAGTGTTCATATGGAGGAGTCTTCCATGAAGGATGCAGAAGTTTCCTCGGAAGGAGCAACCGAAGTTCCTGTTTCAACAAGTACCGCAGAAGATATTCCCGTAGAGTCTGAACCTTCTGCCGATGCTGAACCAAATGACAATGAAATACCTATCGAAATTGCTAACGAATCGGAACCATCAAACGAAACTACCATGCAAATCACAAGTAACGCATCCGAAGAAGTGCAAGCAAAGTCTGATATTTCAAGTATGCCAGAACCCGTAGAGGCCTCATCGGAAGAAGCGTCGATGCCAGACGCCATGGAACTGCCAGAGAACGAGGAAAACGAACATGCCGAAAGTGCAGACATAAAACTTATGGCTATGGACACATACACTTCTGATCATGAAAAATCAGCTCCTGAACATTTATCACCCGAAGATAGCATATCGCAACTTTCTCACGAAGATAACCAAGAAAACATGTCAAAAATAAAACATGAAGTTCCGGAACAGTCAATGGAACTGCCGGAAGGAACGTCTCCTATGGAAACACTGGAAGACACCGACGAACCTATGACGGATTCTTGTTTGACTTCTACCAACATCAATATTCCGATCACAACTTCTATCATGCAAATAAAGTTGGAGCAACCCGATGAGCCGATGAAACAAGAAATTAAAATGGCTGAACCAACGGCAACCATCAATAACGTCACACTTATCGAAAAGGAAATGGATGTTCAGAAACCAATAACCCAAATTAAAATGGAAATTAAAGAAGAATCAATTAAAAAGGAGCCTGTAAAACAGGAAAAGATGAATGGTAATAGAACAGAAAATGGAGATGATTCTACGGCTTTGACTACTTTAGCTACAGCTGCCTTAGGTTCAGCAGAACAACCAATGAAAATTAAAGCTGAACag aatgaaaaagaaaagaaggaagaagaatGGTATGATGTGGGAGTGACACAAGAATCAAGATTTACTGTACAACATTATTATTTACCTGGCGATGAACCATTAGATATAACGCAACCATTGACTATGGATGTTTTTGAGGGAAGAACCAAGGTTGCCTTAGAACAAGGAACTATTTATAAACTTAGAATTGCTGCTGTGAATAGTTGTGGACAAAGTGATTGGAGTGAG GTATCTGCGTTTAGAACATATGTTCCGGGATTCCCTGGAGCACCTAGTgctataaaaattagtaaaaccGCAGACGGTGCTTATATTTCATGGGAACCACCACCTAATAGAAACGATGGACCCATTCTGGAATATTCTGCTTACATAGCAATGGCGAACACCGCATCGAATAACAATGGAGAACCAAAGACAACGTCGTCAAATTCGAATCTAACATTCACGAAATTCTATTGCGGTACAAACAATTCCTGTTCGGTGTCCAATAGTTCCCTGAGTGCCGCATACGTTGACACGACTCGAACACCGGCCATAATATTTAGAATAGCAGCACGAAACGTGAAAGGATATGGACCAGCGACGCAAGTTAGGTGGTTGCAGCAAG CATCTAATGTATCAACAGCAGATCCCACCAATTACATGGAGAATAATCCGCAAGTGAAGAGGCGAGGTGTAAATATACGTTTGCAAGCAAACTCCCCACAGAAGAAGGTGAAACTAAAGAGACCGAGTAGCTAA